In the Rubripirellula tenax genome, one interval contains:
- a CDS encoding DUF1501 domain-containing protein, which yields MRCFGNPLSRRGFLAAGAFGGLGLSLPELLMRQAMADQKHYDFIEAKAKSVIHVYLPGGMAQQESFDPKPYSPLEYRGELRPIKTNTGEQFCETVPQLAKRADKFSIIRSMTHGEAAHERGTHNMFTGYKPSPALQYPSFGAVVSHEYGPRNNLPPYVCIPNVPNEFAGTGYLPSSFGGFALGSDPARADFKVRDLDLAGGVDEQRFLRRKAALDVVNQKFVSATPADNVSAMNTFYQRAYDLIDTPKAKEAFDIEKEDAKTRDRYGRNEAGQRLLMARRLVESGVRLVTLTYGSWDMHTNITTNFRTAMPSLDLGLSALIDDLSERGMLDETLVMVSSEFGRTPKINPDAGRDHWPKVFSVMLAGGGIRGGVIHGASDSTAAEPENDPVSPADLAATMYRLMGIVADKELMAPGDRPIEIVDGGKLIEPLLA from the coding sequence ATGCGTTGTTTCGGTAATCCGCTGAGTCGTCGAGGTTTTTTGGCAGCCGGTGCATTCGGCGGTTTGGGATTGTCCTTGCCCGAGTTGTTGATGCGGCAAGCGATGGCCGACCAGAAGCACTACGATTTCATCGAGGCGAAGGCCAAGAGTGTCATCCACGTCTATTTGCCCGGCGGCATGGCCCAGCAAGAATCGTTCGACCCCAAGCCGTATAGCCCGCTGGAATACCGTGGCGAACTACGCCCGATCAAAACCAACACGGGTGAACAGTTTTGCGAAACGGTTCCCCAGCTAGCCAAGCGAGCCGACAAGTTCAGCATCATTCGGTCGATGACGCACGGCGAAGCCGCCCATGAACGTGGCACGCACAATATGTTCACAGGCTACAAGCCGAGTCCGGCTCTTCAATATCCAAGTTTCGGCGCCGTCGTCAGTCACGAGTACGGTCCGCGTAACAATTTGCCACCTTACGTTTGCATTCCTAACGTGCCCAATGAATTCGCCGGCACGGGATACCTGCCCAGCAGCTTCGGCGGATTTGCACTCGGATCAGATCCCGCTCGCGCCGATTTCAAGGTTCGCGACTTGGATCTTGCCGGCGGCGTCGACGAACAGCGATTCTTGCGACGGAAAGCGGCGTTGGACGTGGTGAATCAAAAGTTCGTTAGCGCGACGCCGGCCGACAATGTCAGCGCGATGAACACCTTCTATCAACGCGCCTATGACTTGATCGATACGCCCAAGGCAAAAGAAGCTTTCGATATCGAAAAGGAAGATGCGAAGACTCGCGATCGTTACGGACGAAACGAAGCCGGCCAACGCCTCTTGATGGCGCGGCGACTTGTCGAATCGGGCGTTCGATTGGTCACGCTCACCTATGGCAGTTGGGACATGCACACCAACATCACGACCAACTTTCGCACTGCAATGCCCAGTCTCGATCTCGGCCTTTCGGCGTTGATTGACGATCTTTCCGAGCGAGGAATGTTGGACGAGACGTTGGTGATGGTCAGCAGTGAGTTCGGGCGAACGCCCAAAATCAATCCCGACGCGGGTCGCGATCACTGGCCGAAAGTTTTCAGCGTCATGTTGGCGGGCGGCGGTATCCGCGGCGGTGTCATTCACGGTGCGTCGGATTCGACCGCCGCCGAACCCGAAAATGATCCCGTGTCGCCGGCTGACCTGGCCGCCACGATGTACCGCTTGATGGGGATCGTTGCGGATAAAGAACTGATGGCGCCCGGCGATCGACCGATCGAAATTGTCGATGGCGGCAAGCTGATCGAACCGCTTTTGGCTTAA
- a CDS encoding DUF1549 and DUF1553 domain-containing protein, which produces MTDNSLHQLRARFANTDSHPSPRARRSKATFIAAVFPIVFAVFTTTTLAADPAESATASVSKDLPKVPDLAVFPPEIKLGSSRDFQSFVAIVRRDDGITSDVSDLVTWSIADPTKVKRDGFQLLPIADGKTQLVGSYAGAEVRIPVEVSGATSRPKISFEKDVMPVLTRSGCNTGSCHGAARGKDGFRVSLFGFDPVGDFHRITREIGVRRINLAVPEESLFLKKAVGSVPHTGGKLFETTSDYYATILEWLQDGANIDPADAKPPTVDSVVLYPPQAVIEGEGKTQRFVAVATYSDGTTRDITRLAAFTSNNSGTAEIDDVGTVTAGRRGEAFVMARFDTHTVGSQVLALPENLQYTRPKIEGSYIDQMVGQKLQKLRILPSPLCSDEEFIRRVTIDIVGELPAEEDYRRFVADVAPDKRTELIDRLLERKEFSEIWAMKFAQLLMIKSTNQVSYKSAFLYANWLTDKFARNVPIDEMVRELLTSTGGTFTSPPTNFYEIERDTLKTSENVAQVFMGIRTQCAQCHNHPFDRWTMDDYYGFASFFAQVGRKNGEDYREQIVYNRFSGEVNHLVTKKPVPPTFLGGESPATKGKDRREVLATWLTSPENPFFAKSIANRVWAHFMGVGVVEPVDDIRVSNPASNPELFDELGKRLVEYKFDFRRLVRDICTSDAYQRSTSENETNAHDHLNFSHAVVRRVPAESLLDCICQVTQSPDKFRGLPLGARAVQIADGTTTNYFLTAFGRSPRATVCDCEATTDPSLSQALHLLNGDSVQSKIARSKIVEKWFVDEKLPVETVIDRIYVRCLSRSPTEKESADLIASMKDDPNQVAALQDVFWAVLNSREFVFNH; this is translated from the coding sequence ATGACCGACAATTCACTCCACCAATTGCGTGCGAGGTTCGCTAACACGGACAGCCACCCGTCCCCACGCGCGCGGCGTTCCAAGGCAACCTTCATTGCCGCCGTGTTCCCGATCGTATTCGCCGTCTTCACAACCACAACTTTGGCAGCCGATCCCGCCGAGTCTGCGACGGCTTCGGTCAGCAAGGATTTGCCGAAGGTACCCGACTTGGCGGTCTTTCCACCGGAAATCAAACTTGGATCGTCTCGTGATTTTCAGTCGTTCGTTGCAATCGTCCGTCGTGACGACGGGATCACATCCGACGTCAGCGACCTGGTCACGTGGTCAATAGCTGATCCCACCAAAGTCAAGCGAGACGGGTTTCAGTTGTTGCCCATTGCCGACGGTAAGACGCAGCTGGTCGGTTCGTACGCCGGCGCCGAGGTCCGCATTCCCGTCGAAGTCTCTGGTGCGACCAGTCGTCCGAAGATCAGCTTTGAAAAAGACGTCATGCCCGTTTTGACCCGGTCGGGTTGCAACACCGGATCCTGCCACGGCGCAGCGCGGGGAAAAGATGGGTTTCGAGTCAGCTTGTTCGGCTTTGACCCCGTGGGCGACTTTCATCGGATCACACGAGAAATTGGCGTCCGTCGGATCAACTTGGCCGTCCCCGAAGAAAGCCTGTTTTTGAAAAAGGCGGTCGGCAGCGTTCCCCACACCGGCGGCAAACTTTTCGAAACGACAAGTGACTATTACGCCACGATCTTGGAATGGCTTCAGGACGGAGCCAACATTGATCCGGCCGACGCCAAGCCGCCAACGGTCGATTCGGTTGTCCTTTATCCACCGCAAGCGGTGATCGAGGGCGAAGGCAAAACACAGCGTTTCGTTGCGGTCGCGACCTACAGCGACGGAACGACTCGTGATATCACACGTTTGGCCGCGTTCACGTCGAACAACTCGGGAACTGCCGAAATCGATGACGTCGGTACGGTCACCGCGGGACGTCGTGGCGAGGCGTTCGTGATGGCTCGATTCGACACGCACACCGTCGGCAGCCAAGTCTTGGCTTTGCCCGAGAACCTTCAGTACACGCGTCCGAAAATCGAAGGCAGCTATATCGACCAAATGGTGGGGCAAAAGCTACAGAAGCTTCGCATTCTGCCTAGCCCGCTTTGCAGTGATGAAGAATTCATTCGCCGAGTCACCATCGATATCGTTGGCGAGTTGCCCGCAGAGGAAGATTACCGACGGTTCGTCGCCGACGTGGCGCCCGACAAACGTACCGAGTTGATCGATCGGTTGCTTGAACGCAAAGAGTTCAGCGAAATTTGGGCAATGAAGTTCGCTCAACTGCTGATGATCAAGAGTACGAATCAAGTCAGTTACAAGTCCGCGTTTTTGTATGCGAACTGGTTGACGGACAAATTTGCTCGCAACGTGCCCATCGATGAAATGGTCCGTGAACTGCTTACCAGCACGGGCGGCACGTTCACGTCGCCGCCGACGAATTTCTATGAAATCGAACGCGACACTTTGAAGACGTCTGAAAACGTCGCACAGGTGTTCATGGGAATTCGCACTCAGTGTGCCCAGTGTCACAATCACCCGTTCGATCGTTGGACGATGGACGACTATTACGGATTCGCTTCGTTCTTCGCTCAGGTCGGCCGAAAGAACGGCGAAGATTATCGCGAACAGATCGTCTACAACCGGTTCAGCGGAGAAGTGAATCATCTCGTCACCAAAAAACCGGTTCCGCCGACCTTCTTGGGGGGCGAGTCGCCCGCGACGAAGGGAAAAGATCGACGCGAAGTGCTGGCAACTTGGTTGACCAGTCCGGAGAATCCGTTCTTCGCAAAATCCATTGCCAACCGAGTTTGGGCTCACTTCATGGGTGTCGGCGTGGTCGAGCCTGTGGATGATATCCGTGTCAGCAACCCGGCGTCGAATCCTGAGCTGTTCGATGAACTTGGGAAACGATTGGTCGAATACAAATTCGATTTCCGTCGCTTGGTTCGTGACATCTGCACCAGCGATGCGTACCAGCGAAGCACATCCGAAAACGAAACCAACGCCCATGATCATCTGAACTTTTCACATGCGGTCGTGCGTCGGGTTCCCGCCGAGAGCTTGCTCGATTGCATTTGCCAAGTGACCCAATCACCAGACAAGTTTCGTGGTCTACCGCTGGGGGCGCGAGCCGTGCAAATTGCCGATGGTACGACGACAAACTATTTCTTAACCGCGTTTGGTCGGTCGCCACGCGCAACCGTATGCGACTGCGAAGCCACAACCGACCCGTCATTGTCCCAAGCACTGCACTTACTGAACGGTGACTCGGTTCAGAGCAAAATTGCGAGAAGCAAGATCGTCGAAAAATGGTTCGTCGACGAGAAACTGCCCGTCGAAACCGTCATCGATCGCATTTATGTGCGTTGTCTTTCTCGGTCACCAACGGAAAAAGAATCGGCGGACTTGATCGCCTCGATGAAGGACGACCCGAACCAAGTCGCCGCACTTCAAGATGTTTTCTGGGCCGTTTTGAATAGTCGCGAGTTTGTGTTCAACCACTAG
- a CDS encoding PPC domain-containing protein encodes MNVRSSILAVAAALMTSVSAPAAFPIVDQVRPMGVVRGEETTITFKGQRIAEAHTVLVDQPGIEIIEVKSIDGKTVEVKLKADAKLSPGLYPLRLVTKSGIANLRLLGVGAMPIVQEVEPNNDFAAPQPIAMNQTIEGVVDREDVDHFQIDLKAGERLNVEIEGIRLGYSTNNQNILDPYIAILDEGRFEVATSDDSALLQQDGVCTFVAPQDGKYTVLVRDSSFGGAPVNGYRLHVGAFPRPVAAIPAGGPPGSTLSAKLISLDGSVTDASVQLPSESVDRWGVVMENENGISPSPNWIRVNDLPVVMETEPNDDYRKAPAVTEPTTSAPFAFCGVIEKDGDYDCFAFECKKGQKFRVQCFAREILRSPLDAFMNVFGPDNKTISSSDDTNGKTDPFIEFTAPADGLHTVRLYDHLRGGSPVHHYRIEVTAANATFDLTLKELRRDEAQVANVPIGGNTAFVVTATRKGYNGEIAMELDGLPDGVTAMAYPVPAGRVEIPVLLTASAEAKHAASLFTIAGHGDEKNFGVMGRLKQEHKLVLGQNRRHMWSHETERAAMAVSDAAPFKIELVQPATPIIRGGSKSLLVRVTKDEGFDQDIRIRTLYNPPGVGVNNGQKIAKGKSEVEIPLTANTSAAIGQWPMILVASYPTDQGNAEITTAAIMLDVQDSMFKYEFPKTAAEQGTEAAVAVSVEVLRDLPGDAEVQLVGLPNGVTSPAGVQPVAKDATTVTFPIVVAADAKVGKHNTLVCISSVKVGDETIVQTTGTGELRIDAPLPPKKDAPKVEPKAKEKKPAAPKPLSRLEQLRQMKETP; translated from the coding sequence ATGAACGTTCGATCATCGATCCTTGCTGTCGCTGCCGCGCTGATGACTTCGGTGTCCGCGCCGGCCGCCTTCCCCATCGTCGACCAAGTGCGACCGATGGGTGTCGTTCGCGGTGAAGAGACCACGATTACGTTCAAGGGCCAGCGAATCGCGGAAGCCCATACGGTCCTGGTCGATCAACCCGGTATCGAGATCATCGAAGTCAAGTCGATCGATGGCAAAACCGTGGAGGTCAAGTTGAAGGCCGACGCGAAACTTTCGCCGGGACTCTATCCGCTGCGTTTGGTAACCAAGTCGGGGATTGCCAATCTCCGGCTGCTTGGTGTCGGCGCCATGCCGATCGTCCAAGAAGTCGAGCCGAACAACGACTTTGCGGCTCCACAACCGATCGCCATGAATCAAACGATCGAAGGTGTCGTGGATCGCGAGGACGTTGATCACTTTCAGATCGATTTAAAAGCCGGCGAACGTTTGAATGTTGAAATCGAAGGCATTCGCTTGGGGTATTCCACCAACAATCAAAACATCCTTGATCCCTACATTGCCATCCTCGATGAAGGCCGCTTCGAAGTTGCCACCAGCGATGATTCGGCGCTGCTTCAACAAGATGGCGTGTGCACGTTTGTGGCTCCGCAGGACGGCAAGTACACGGTGCTTGTAAGAGACAGTTCCTTTGGCGGCGCGCCCGTCAACGGCTATCGTTTGCACGTCGGTGCTTTCCCGCGACCCGTCGCTGCCATTCCGGCCGGTGGTCCACCCGGTTCGACGCTATCAGCCAAGCTGATTTCGTTGGACGGATCGGTGACGGACGCTTCGGTTCAATTGCCAAGTGAATCGGTCGATCGTTGGGGCGTCGTGATGGAAAACGAAAACGGAATCAGCCCCTCGCCGAATTGGATCCGCGTCAACGACTTGCCCGTCGTGATGGAAACAGAACCCAACGACGACTATCGAAAGGCTCCGGCCGTCACGGAACCAACGACGTCGGCGCCGTTTGCGTTCTGTGGTGTGATCGAAAAAGACGGCGACTACGACTGCTTTGCGTTTGAGTGCAAAAAAGGTCAAAAGTTTCGGGTTCAGTGCTTTGCACGTGAGATTTTGCGATCGCCATTGGATGCGTTCATGAATGTCTTTGGACCAGATAACAAAACGATCTCGTCATCAGATGACACCAACGGAAAGACGGACCCTTTCATTGAATTCACCGCGCCGGCCGACGGCTTGCATACGGTTCGTTTGTACGACCACCTGCGCGGTGGCAGCCCCGTCCATCACTACCGCATCGAAGTGACGGCCGCCAATGCCACGTTCGACTTGACGTTAAAAGAACTCCGTCGCGACGAGGCCCAGGTTGCCAATGTTCCAATTGGCGGGAACACTGCGTTTGTCGTGACGGCGACCCGGAAGGGGTACAACGGGGAAATCGCGATGGAACTGGATGGCCTGCCTGATGGCGTGACGGCAATGGCTTACCCGGTCCCGGCTGGCCGCGTCGAGATCCCGGTCTTGCTGACCGCATCAGCCGAGGCCAAGCATGCCGCTTCGTTGTTCACCATCGCCGGTCACGGCGACGAGAAGAACTTCGGTGTCATGGGACGGCTGAAGCAAGAACATAAGTTGGTGCTCGGCCAAAACCGGCGACACATGTGGTCCCACGAAACCGAGCGCGCCGCGATGGCCGTATCCGACGCGGCGCCGTTCAAGATCGAGCTGGTCCAACCGGCGACACCGATTATCCGTGGCGGCAGTAAGAGTCTGCTTGTTCGGGTCACCAAAGACGAAGGCTTTGACCAAGACATCCGCATTCGAACGCTCTACAACCCGCCGGGCGTCGGAGTCAACAACGGCCAGAAAATTGCCAAAGGCAAAAGCGAAGTCGAAATTCCGCTGACCGCCAATACATCGGCTGCGATCGGTCAATGGCCGATGATCCTGGTCGCCAGCTATCCGACCGACCAGGGTAACGCCGAGATCACGACCGCGGCGATCATGTTGGACGTGCAAGACTCGATGTTTAAATACGAGTTTCCCAAGACAGCCGCCGAACAAGGCACCGAAGCCGCTGTCGCCGTTTCTGTGGAAGTGCTTCGTGATCTTCCCGGCGACGCGGAAGTCCAACTTGTTGGTTTACCCAACGGTGTGACCAGCCCCGCCGGCGTTCAGCCCGTGGCCAAAGACGCGACGACGGTCACGTTTCCAATCGTCGTTGCCGCCGACGCAAAGGTCGGGAAGCACAATACCCTGGTCTGTATTTCAAGCGTCAAGGTGGGGGACGAGACGATCGTTCAAACCACCGGAACTGGCGAATTGCGAATCGATGCACCGCTGCCGCCGAAAAAAGATGCTCCCAAAGTGGAGCCGAAAGCCAAGGAAAAGAAGCCGGCCGCACCCAAGCCGCTAAGCCGTTTGGAACAACTGCGACAGATGAAAGAAACCCCTTAA